One window from the genome of Gloeocapsa sp. PCC 73106 encodes:
- the hflX gene encoding GTPase HflX: MDTIYGNLQGLKPSQIKQLQRLYHQKLPVVQIVTVDFAQRLGAISTEINQPVCAYLNRRGQVIRVGVGTPRQTQIPAWELPRYGAQRLSGIRCLATQLKAEPPNQSSLTAMAMQRLDALATFNLGGAGFELRGGGVTGYVKEAYLAHLVPQLEQWRVSTSVNLDALAQQDFLELVEGLESEFRQEYVAKQVDGEHERAILVGLMTQNLTEAEYEASLTELDRLVASAGGEVLEVIRQKRPRSHPQTVVGVGKVEEIALMTQTLGANLVVFDRDLSPAQVKNLEEQIGVRVVDRTEVILDIFAQRAQSGAGKLQVELAQLEYMLPRLSGRGKTMSRLGGGIGTRGPGETKLETERRAIEKRITRLQKEVTQLQAHRSRLRQKRQQYDLPTVAIMGYTNAGKSTLINALTNAEVYTADQLFATLDPTTRRLGVPDTITGELHALLLTDTVGFINELPPSLVDAFRATLEEVTEADALLHLVDISHGAWLNQLQSVNRIIDDMPLAPRNILVVFNKIDQVSEEILAVARDEFPQGLFISASERLGLEELRQALAQVCS; the protein is encoded by the coding sequence ATAGATACTATTTACGGCAACTTACAGGGCCTCAAGCCTAGTCAGATTAAACAGTTACAACGTCTTTACCACCAGAAATTACCAGTCGTTCAGATAGTTACTGTGGATTTTGCTCAGAGATTGGGGGCGATTAGTACTGAAATCAATCAACCAGTTTGCGCCTATCTCAATCGCAGAGGTCAGGTAATCAGGGTTGGAGTGGGTACTCCTCGTCAAACTCAAATACCTGCTTGGGAATTACCTCGCTACGGAGCCCAGAGATTGTCGGGTATTCGTTGTCTGGCGACTCAATTAAAGGCTGAACCTCCTAATCAGTCAAGTTTAACGGCTATGGCGATGCAGCGGTTGGATGCTTTGGCGACTTTTAATCTCGGCGGGGCTGGATTTGAACTGCGCGGTGGGGGCGTTACGGGCTATGTGAAGGAGGCTTATCTGGCTCATTTGGTGCCCCAACTGGAACAGTGGCGGGTTTCTACCTCTGTGAATTTGGATGCTCTAGCTCAACAGGACTTTTTGGAATTGGTTGAGGGGTTAGAGTCAGAATTTCGCCAAGAATATGTAGCTAAGCAAGTCGATGGCGAGCACGAACGAGCTATATTGGTGGGTTTAATGACTCAGAACCTGACTGAAGCAGAATATGAGGCTAGTTTAACTGAATTGGATCGTTTAGTCGCTAGCGCAGGGGGTGAGGTTCTAGAAGTTATTAGACAAAAGCGTCCCCGCAGTCATCCCCAAACCGTGGTAGGTGTGGGTAAGGTCGAGGAAATCGCTTTGATGACTCAAACTTTGGGGGCTAATTTGGTCGTGTTTGACCGGGATCTTTCTCCTGCTCAGGTGAAAAATTTAGAGGAGCAAATCGGTGTCAGGGTGGTTGATCGCACCGAGGTCATCTTAGATATCTTCGCCCAAAGGGCTCAGTCTGGAGCGGGCAAATTACAGGTGGAACTAGCTCAATTAGAGTATATGTTACCTCGACTCAGCGGTAGGGGAAAAACTATGTCTAGATTGGGGGGGGGTATAGGTACTAGAGGACCTGGTGAAACTAAGTTGGAAACCGAAAGAAGAGCGATTGAAAAACGTATCACTAGACTACAAAAAGAAGTAACTCAACTACAAGCGCACCGCTCTCGTTTACGGCAAAAACGCCAACAGTACGACCTTCCTACCGTAGCGATCATGGGTTATACTAACGCGGGGAAATCTACTCTGATTAACGCTCTAACTAACGCCGAGGTGTACACAGCAGATCAGCTTTTTGCTACTCTTGATCCCACGACGCGGCGCTTAGGGGTACCAGATACTATAACGGGAGAGCTACATGCTTTACTGTTGACCGATACAGTAGGTTTTATTAATGAGCTTCCTCCTTCCTTGGTAGATGCTTTTCGCGCTACTCTAGAAGAAGTGACAGAAGCAGACGCTTTGCTGCATTTAGTAGATATTTCTCATGGGGCTTGGTTAAATCAATTACAGTCGGTTAATCGAATTATCGATGATATGCCTTTAGCCCCTAGAAACATACTAGTGGTTTTTAATAAGATAGATCAAGTGTCAGAGGAGATTTTAGCTGTAGCTAGAGACGAGTTTCCCCAAGGACTATTTATTTCGGCGTCTGAACGTTTGGGGTTGGAAGAGTTGCGTCAAGCATTGGCTCAAGTTTGCTCGTAA
- a CDS encoding DUF4126 domain-containing protein, protein MDNYWEIFLELALGVTLSAAAGFRVFLPPLILSLASVFGHIQLSPDFQWVASPEAVILLAIATVAEIIAFYIPFVDNLLDTVQIPLALVIGTLLTANSLGDLDPIAQWTIAIIAGGGASTAVAGLNGIARLAFTGLTGGLANFLLATAQAVSASALALIAVLVPILTPIVLLLLISIGVYLFLNFPKLKQMLFRQNEQSSKEAN, encoded by the coding sequence ATGGATAACTATTGGGAAATCTTCCTAGAACTTGCCCTCGGTGTAACCCTAAGCGCCGCTGCAGGTTTTCGAGTCTTTTTACCCCCTTTGATTTTGAGTCTGGCATCGGTTTTCGGACATATACAACTTTCCCCAGATTTTCAATGGGTCGCCTCACCAGAAGCGGTAATCTTACTGGCAATAGCAACCGTAGCCGAGATTATCGCATTCTATATACCCTTTGTGGATAATTTATTAGACACCGTACAAATTCCTTTAGCTCTAGTAATAGGAACCCTACTTACCGCTAACAGTCTCGGGGATCTCGATCCCATCGCTCAATGGACTATAGCCATAATCGCCGGAGGAGGCGCGTCTACTGCTGTAGCAGGGCTCAATGGGATAGCGCGTTTAGCCTTTACCGGGTTGACTGGAGGCTTGGCTAATTTTCTCCTAGCTACCGCTCAAGCAGTTAGTGCGAGTGCTCTAGCTTTAATCGCTGTCTTAGTGCCAATTTTAACCCCTATTGTTTTACTATTGTTAATTAGCATAGGTGTTTATTTATTTTTGAACTTTCCCAAATTAAAACAAATGCTGTTCCGCCAAAATGAGCAATCAAGCAAAGAAGCCAATTAA
- a CDS encoding DEAD/DEAH box helicase — MTTSFKSLGLSDAHVEHLEQLGFIDPTDIQIQAIPQLLQGHDVVGQSQTGTGKTAAYSLPILEQIEADKQAVQALILTPTRELAQQVAQAIEDFKVQRKLKILTVCGGQSLERQIRSLERGIQIVVGTPGRVIDLLDRGKLNLSELRWVVLDEADEMLSMGFIDDVKKILKQAPAERHTACFSATMPPAIKDLIQNFLRDPVTVKAGQQKAAPAKIEQQVYMVPRSWSKIQVLQAILELEAPEAAIVFVRTKKTAAELCQKLQEMGENVYEYHGNLSQVQRERLVQRFREGKIPLVVATDIAARGLDVENLSHVINFDLPDNAETYIHRIGRTGRAGKSGKAISLVQPIDRRLLRQIERRLKQTLQIFPVPSRAEVEANRIAKLQQQIKETLAGERMASFLPIVNELSDEYDAQAIAAAALQMIYDQNCPTWMKTDWEVPQDGFAAKPVIKAKPQGRILKQTPASNQLR; from the coding sequence ATGACCACTTCTTTCAAAAGTTTAGGATTATCCGACGCTCACGTTGAACACTTAGAACAATTGGGCTTTATCGATCCTACCGATATCCAAATTCAAGCCATACCCCAACTGTTACAAGGTCATGACGTAGTCGGTCAATCTCAAACAGGAACGGGTAAAACCGCAGCATATTCTCTACCAATACTAGAGCAAATCGAAGCGGATAAACAAGCAGTACAAGCGTTGATACTAACCCCAACCCGTGAGTTAGCTCAACAAGTAGCCCAAGCTATAGAAGACTTTAAAGTCCAAAGAAAACTGAAAATCCTCACCGTTTGCGGTGGGCAATCTCTAGAAAGACAAATTCGCAGCCTCGAAAGAGGAATACAAATAGTAGTAGGTACCCCAGGCCGGGTAATAGACCTACTAGATCGAGGTAAATTAAACCTCTCAGAATTAAGATGGGTAGTACTCGACGAAGCCGACGAAATGCTGAGCATGGGCTTTATCGATGACGTGAAAAAAATTCTGAAACAAGCACCGGCAGAACGTCACACGGCATGTTTCTCAGCCACAATGCCCCCAGCGATCAAAGACTTAATACAGAACTTTCTAAGAGATCCTGTAACGGTTAAAGCTGGTCAGCAAAAAGCGGCACCTGCCAAAATCGAACAACAAGTCTATATGGTTCCTCGTAGCTGGTCTAAGATACAAGTATTACAGGCAATCCTAGAACTGGAAGCACCCGAAGCAGCGATTGTTTTTGTGCGGACCAAGAAAACCGCAGCAGAACTGTGTCAAAAGCTCCAGGAAATGGGAGAAAATGTCTACGAATACCACGGAAACCTCTCTCAAGTGCAGCGAGAACGTCTAGTGCAGCGCTTCCGAGAAGGTAAAATACCCCTGGTAGTAGCCACAGATATCGCCGCCAGAGGACTAGATGTAGAAAATCTGAGCCACGTAATTAACTTCGACTTACCAGATAACGCCGAAACCTATATCCACCGAATCGGGCGAACAGGTCGCGCTGGAAAGTCAGGAAAGGCAATCAGTTTGGTTCAACCGATTGATCGCCGGCTGTTACGTCAAATTGAGCGCCGCCTCAAACAAACCCTACAAATATTCCCGGTTCCAAGTCGCGCTGAAGTAGAGGCTAATCGTATCGCCAAATTACAACAGCAAATTAAAGAGACCCTAGCAGGAGAACGTATGGCTTCGTTCTTACCCATAGTTAACGAATTGAGCGACGAATACGACGCCCAAGCGATCGCGGCTGCAGCTTTGCAAATGATTTACGACCAAAACTGTCCAACCTGGATGAAGACAGACTGGGAAGTTCCCCAAGATGGCTTCGCAGCTAAACCAGTTATCAAAGCTAAACCCCAAGGACGCATCCTCAAACAAACTCCCGCATCCAATCAGTTACGTTAG
- the thrC gene encoding threonine synthase, with protein sequence MVKLAHNLTKVTKSHEALSWQGLIEAYRPYLPVSATTPVVTLLEGNTPLIPVPEIAAAIGRQVRVFVKYDGLNPTGSFKDRGMTMAISKAKEAGAKAVICASTGNTSAAAAAYARRAGMQSLVIIPDGYVALGKLAQALLYGAEVIAIDGNFDQALTVVKEMAANYPVTLVNSLNPYRLEGQKTAAFEIVDVLGDAPDWLCIPVGNAGNISAYWMGFCQYHQQGKCEKLPKMMGFQAAGSAPLVTGSPISQPETLATAIRIGNPANWDKAIATQESSQGQFQAVTDTEILEAYRLLAAKEGIFCEPASAASVAGLLKIKEQVPSSSTVVCVLTGNGLKDPDTAIKHSGNTIKSGIAPQVHHVAAAAGLR encoded by the coding sequence GTGGTAAAGCTAGCTCATAATCTTACTAAAGTTACCAAATCTCACGAAGCCCTATCCTGGCAGGGTTTAATTGAAGCTTATCGTCCCTACCTCCCAGTAAGTGCAACAACTCCGGTAGTGACACTCTTAGAAGGAAATACACCCCTAATACCCGTACCAGAAATCGCCGCAGCCATCGGTCGTCAAGTGCGGGTATTTGTTAAATATGATGGTCTCAATCCCACGGGTTCCTTTAAAGACCGTGGTATGACTATGGCAATTTCTAAAGCTAAAGAAGCAGGTGCCAAAGCAGTAATATGTGCAAGTACCGGAAATACTTCAGCAGCAGCAGCAGCTTACGCACGTCGTGCTGGAATGCAGTCCTTGGTAATAATTCCCGACGGCTACGTAGCTCTGGGAAAACTAGCCCAAGCTTTACTCTACGGAGCAGAGGTAATAGCTATTGATGGGAACTTCGACCAGGCTTTGACCGTAGTGAAAGAAATGGCAGCCAACTATCCCGTGACGTTGGTTAACTCTCTTAACCCCTATCGTCTGGAAGGACAAAAAACAGCAGCATTTGAAATCGTCGACGTCTTGGGAGACGCTCCCGACTGGCTCTGTATACCAGTAGGGAATGCAGGCAATATCAGCGCCTATTGGATGGGCTTTTGTCAGTATCATCAGCAGGGGAAATGCGAAAAACTACCCAAAATGATGGGTTTTCAAGCCGCCGGCTCAGCCCCGTTAGTAACAGGTAGCCCCATCTCTCAACCAGAAACTCTCGCCACAGCCATTCGCATCGGTAACCCGGCAAACTGGGACAAAGCGATCGCAACTCAAGAATCTAGTCAAGGACAATTTCAAGCCGTTACTGACACCGAAATCCTCGAAGCCTACCGCTTACTAGCAGCTAAAGAGGGCATTTTCTGCGAACCCGCCAGCGCCGCTTCCGTTGCGGGATTACTCAAAATCAAAGAACAAGTTCCCTCTAGTAGTACAGTAGTCTGTGTTTTAACTGGAAATGGTCTCAAAGATCCAGATACGGCGATTAAACACAGTGGCAACACAATTAAATCGGGGATCGCTCCCCAGGTGCACCACGTAGCGGCAGCAGCCGGATTAAGATAG
- the ccsB gene encoding c-type cytochrome biogenesis protein CcsB, with protein MDLVIIQNFLDNTSFLILLISMLIYWIGATLPAFTWLNSGGSALVAIANLCIAALLGARWLDGGYFPLSNLYESLFFLAWGVTLIHLLTERWTGSRLVGVVTTPVAMGITAFAALSLPSEMQASAPLVPALKSNWLMMHVSVMMLSYAALMVGSLLAIAFLVVTRGQKIELRGSSVGTGGYRLGAGSVEALPKLSFENVSISGVQTLSLTSQATIPMLSPEKLSLADTLDNISYRVIGLGFPLLTIGIISGGVWANEAWGSYWSWDPKETWALITWLVFAAYLHARITRGWQGRRPAWLASLGLIVVWVCYLGVNLLGKGLHSYGWFF; from the coding sequence ATAGATTTGGTAATAATCCAAAACTTTTTGGATAATACCTCTTTCCTAATTTTATTGATATCAATGCTGATTTACTGGATTGGAGCTACTTTACCAGCTTTTACCTGGTTGAACAGCGGGGGAAGCGCTCTAGTTGCCATTGCCAATCTCTGTATTGCGGCTCTACTGGGCGCTCGCTGGTTAGACGGAGGTTATTTTCCTTTGAGTAATCTTTATGAGTCTCTGTTTTTTCTGGCTTGGGGTGTGACTTTAATTCACCTGCTGACGGAACGATGGACTGGTAGTCGTTTGGTGGGAGTAGTAACCACACCTGTAGCCATGGGAATCACGGCTTTTGCAGCTCTATCCCTCCCCTCGGAAATGCAAGCATCCGCCCCTTTAGTCCCCGCCTTGAAGTCTAACTGGTTGATGATGCACGTTAGTGTCATGATGCTCAGCTACGCCGCTCTTATGGTAGGTTCTTTACTGGCGATCGCTTTTCTAGTAGTTACTCGCGGACAAAAAATTGAACTCAGGGGTAGTTCCGTCGGTACAGGGGGTTATCGTCTTGGCGCAGGAAGCGTTGAAGCGTTGCCAAAACTATCTTTTGAGAATGTTTCTATTTCTGGAGTACAAACCTTAAGCCTTACTAGTCAAGCTACTATCCCTATGCTTTCTCCAGAAAAGTTAAGTTTAGCAGACACTCTTGATAATATTAGCTATCGAGTCATTGGTTTGGGTTTTCCTCTACTAACTATTGGTATTATTTCCGGAGGAGTCTGGGCTAACGAGGCTTGGGGGTCCTACTGGAGTTGGGATCCAAAAGAAACCTGGGCGTTGATTACTTGGCTGGTTTTTGCAGCCTATCTCCATGCCAGAATTACTCGAGGTTGGCAGGGGAGACGCCCCGCTTGGTTAGCATCCCTTGGGTTAATCGTCGTTTGGGTTTGCTATCTGGGTGTCAATCTATTAGGCAAAGGTTTACACTCCTATGGCTGGTTTTTCTAA
- a CDS encoding TIGR04168 family protein, whose protein sequence is MSNQAKKPIKIVVVGDVHEQWETEDEIALDYLGADLVLFVGDFGNESVNLVAKIARINLPKAVILGNHDAWYSASDWGRKKSPYDHSIEDRVQQQLDLLGSNHVGYAKIDFPELNLTVVGSRPFSWGGPTWKNDEFYRDRYHVNNFRESTQRIVTTAQQTPRDNLIILAHNGPFGLGDTPEAACGRDWNPLGGDFGDPDLTEAIEQINASSKRILLVAFGHMHHQLRHTKSVLRQAINKSPEGTLYFNAASVPRIKITSEGKLRNFSIVYLENSQVTKISLIWLGENYDQVSEQIFYSVEESSLLRNG, encoded by the coding sequence ATGAGCAATCAAGCAAAGAAGCCAATTAAAATAGTTGTGGTGGGTGATGTCCATGAGCAGTGGGAAACCGAAGATGAAATTGCTCTTGATTATCTTGGAGCAGATTTAGTTTTATTTGTGGGTGATTTCGGCAATGAATCGGTTAATTTAGTCGCCAAAATTGCCCGAATTAATCTACCCAAAGCAGTGATTTTAGGCAATCATGATGCCTGGTATTCAGCCTCAGACTGGGGTAGAAAAAAAAGTCCCTATGATCACAGTATAGAAGATCGCGTTCAACAACAATTAGATTTGTTGGGCTCAAACCATGTGGGGTATGCAAAAATTGACTTCCCTGAACTGAATCTCACAGTCGTGGGGAGTCGTCCCTTTAGTTGGGGAGGACCAACTTGGAAAAACGATGAATTTTATCGCGATCGCTACCACGTCAACAACTTCAGAGAATCTACCCAACGCATCGTTACCACTGCTCAGCAAACTCCCCGGGACAACTTGATTATACTAGCTCATAACGGTCCTTTTGGATTGGGTGACACACCCGAAGCAGCTTGTGGACGAGACTGGAATCCATTAGGGGGTGATTTTGGCGATCCTGACTTGACTGAGGCGATCGAGCAAATTAACGCAAGTAGTAAACGAATCCTCTTAGTCGCTTTCGGGCACATGCATCATCAATTGCGTCATACTAAATCTGTGCTGCGTCAAGCTATCAACAAAAGTCCTGAGGGAACTCTATACTTTAATGCAGCTAGTGTTCCCAGAATTAAAATAACATCAGAAGGTAAACTTCGTAATTTTTCAATAGTCTACCTAGAAAACTCTCAAGTGACCAAAATTAGCCTAATATGGTTAGGAGAAAATTACGATCAAGTTTCTGAGCAAATCTTCTATTCTGTAGAGGAAAGTTCGCTATTGCGGAACGGGTGA
- the rimO gene encoding 30S ribosomal protein S12 methylthiotransferase RimO, which yields MGKKPTIAIAHLGCEKNRIDSEHMLGLLVQAGYSVDTNEEIADYVIVNTCSFIQSAREESVRTLVELAEANKKIIIAGCMAQHFQAELLEELPEARAIVGTGDYQKIVEVVEAVEHGERVEAVSLQPTYIADENLPRYRTTTEAVAYLRVAEGCDYSCAFCIIPQLRGKQRSRSIESIVNEAKALAAQGVKELILISQITTNYGLDLYKEPKLAELLRELGKVDVPWIRIHYAYPTGLTDKVIAAIKETPNILPYLDLPLQHSHPEILKSMNRPWQGQVNDKIIEKLKNALPNAILRTTFIVGFPGEKEKHFQHLVNFVESHQFDHVGVFEFSGESETPAYHLPDQVPETIKESRRNTLMAVQQPIAARKNQACVGQTVEVLIEQENPATGELIGRSGRFAPEVDGLVYVQGQASLGTIVPVTITEADIYDLYGEVVEN from the coding sequence ATGGGCAAAAAGCCGACTATAGCGATCGCTCACCTAGGGTGTGAAAAAAATCGCATCGATTCAGAACATATGCTGGGTTTGCTAGTACAAGCAGGTTACTCAGTAGACACCAACGAGGAAATAGCAGATTACGTAATTGTTAATACCTGTAGCTTTATTCAATCAGCTAGAGAGGAATCGGTGCGCACTTTAGTAGAACTCGCCGAAGCCAACAAAAAAATAATCATAGCGGGCTGTATGGCGCAGCACTTTCAAGCAGAACTACTAGAAGAGCTACCAGAAGCTAGAGCGATCGTTGGGACAGGAGACTATCAAAAAATAGTAGAGGTAGTAGAAGCAGTAGAACATGGAGAGAGAGTAGAAGCAGTTTCCCTTCAACCCACTTACATAGCTGACGAAAATTTACCCCGTTATCGCACCACCACAGAAGCAGTAGCTTACCTGAGGGTAGCAGAAGGATGCGACTATAGTTGCGCGTTTTGTATCATACCTCAACTGCGAGGAAAACAGCGATCGCGCTCCATAGAATCAATCGTTAACGAAGCCAAAGCATTAGCGGCGCAAGGAGTAAAAGAATTAATACTCATTTCGCAAATTACCACTAATTATGGGTTAGACTTATATAAAGAACCTAAACTAGCAGAACTACTCAGAGAACTAGGCAAAGTAGACGTGCCTTGGATTCGCATTCATTACGCCTACCCCACAGGTCTCACAGACAAAGTAATAGCAGCTATAAAAGAAACCCCAAATATCTTACCCTATCTCGATTTGCCGCTACAACATTCTCACCCAGAGATTCTCAAAAGCATGAATCGACCCTGGCAAGGGCAAGTTAATGATAAAATTATAGAAAAGCTTAAAAATGCTCTCCCCAATGCTATATTAAGAACAACCTTTATAGTGGGATTTCCTGGAGAAAAGGAAAAACACTTTCAGCATTTAGTGAACTTTGTAGAGTCTCATCAGTTTGATCATGTCGGAGTGTTCGAATTCTCTGGTGAATCAGAGACACCAGCTTATCACCTCCCCGACCAAGTTCCAGAAACAATTAAAGAGTCGCGCCGGAATACACTGATGGCAGTGCAACAGCCTATCGCTGCTCGCAAAAATCAAGCCTGTGTTGGTCAAACAGTTGAGGTCCTAATTGAACAAGAAAACCCCGCTACGGGAGAATTGATTGGACGATCAGGCAGATTTGCTCCAGAGGTAGACGGGCTAGTTTATGTTCAAGGTCAAGCATCACTCGGGACGATAGTTCCAGTAACTATCACTGAAGCTGATATCTATGATCTCTACGGTGAGGTTGTAGAAAATTAA
- the tilS gene encoding tRNA lysidine(34) synthetase TilS: MSSDSWTPLHAKVHQTLLKRKLLPCGARILVGVSGGQDSVCLLKILLDLQSRWCWYLAIAHCDHRWSSDQGIAEHVKLIASNWGLSFYLKTAPSPIAGTEAAAREWRYQVLTEIASEHEFNWLVTGHTQSDRAETLLYNLMRGAGSEGLGSLSWFRPLTSALNLVRPLLNVTRAETYQFCQHFQLPIWEDAANQNLQFARNRVRLQLIPYLQTHFNPQVEVNLAQTADLLKTEADYLAQTAQEMLIQVMTSDRDGLNRVKLRSVHLALQRRVVREFVSNIFSLAPNFEQIETVVSLINASNRSRTPSFPGGGYFEVKTDVIIYSPKPLKTCSNSPNHPGCSPSPAI, from the coding sequence ATGAGCTCTGATTCCTGGACTCCTCTCCACGCTAAAGTTCATCAAACCCTGCTTAAGCGTAAATTGCTGCCATGTGGGGCGAGGATTTTAGTGGGAGTATCGGGAGGTCAGGACTCTGTCTGTTTGCTCAAGATTTTATTAGACTTGCAATCTCGCTGGTGTTGGTATTTGGCGATCGCTCATTGCGATCATCGTTGGTCTTCAGATCAGGGGATAGCAGAACACGTAAAACTTATAGCTAGTAATTGGGGATTATCTTTTTATCTTAAAACCGCTCCATCTCCTATTGCTGGTACGGAAGCGGCAGCTAGGGAGTGGCGTTATCAGGTTTTGACAGAAATTGCTTCAGAACATGAGTTTAATTGGTTGGTGACGGGTCATACCCAGAGCGATCGCGCTGAAACCCTATTATATAATTTAATGCGCGGCGCCGGTTCGGAGGGACTTGGTTCTCTCTCTTGGTTTCGCCCTCTTACTTCTGCTTTAAATTTAGTTCGCCCTCTTTTAAATGTTACGCGTGCTGAAACTTATCAATTTTGCCAGCACTTTCAGCTACCTATCTGGGAAGATGCTGCTAATCAAAATCTTCAATTTGCTCGTAATCGCGTGCGTCTGCAGTTGATTCCCTACTTACAAACTCATTTTAACCCTCAAGTAGAAGTCAATTTAGCTCAAACGGCGGATTTATTAAAAACTGAAGCCGATTATCTAGCCCAAACTGCTCAGGAGATGTTGATACAAGTTATGACGAGTGATCGCGACGGCCTAAACCGTGTTAAACTACGTTCCGTTCATTTGGCTTTACAGCGTCGGGTTGTGCGCGAGTTTGTCTCTAATATTTTCTCTCTAGCGCCTAATTTTGAGCAAATAGAAACCGTTGTGAGTCTAATTAACGCTTCTAATCGTAGTCGCACTCCTTCATTTCCTGGTGGAGGTTATTTTGAAGTTAAAACAGATGTGATAATTTATTCACCTAAACCTCTCAAAACTTGTTCTAATTCACCAAACCACCCCGGTTGTTCTCCCTCTCCTGCAATTTGA